The Bombus fervidus isolate BK054 chromosome 8, iyBomFerv1, whole genome shotgun sequence genome window below encodes:
- the Phers-m gene encoding phenylalanyl-tRNA synthetase, mitochondrial, giving the protein MMHIYFGRYSKKILFGRTFSTGQAVKNSEITLLGNRYSKDNWTNIGENIFCKLGRNLHISPYHPLSHIRQRIINYFHMQFYNRIGNPIFSVYDNLSPIVTVTQNFDSLLVPKDHPSRKQSDCYYVNQNIVLRSHTTAHQSELISMGLNNFIVVGDVYRRDEIDSTHYPVFHQVDAVKLCTTEEVFQNVNDSDGLRIFEHRGIETDEKQAFHTLESVKLMEYELKNTLMGLAQMLFGSEIQCKWVQQYFPFTHPSWELEVFYKDRWIEVLGCGIMRQEILQNSGAGERIGWAFGLGLERLAMCLYDIPNIKLFWSKDTGFLNQFKFEDPNTTLKYKPISIYPQCKNDMSFWLPENKSYSSNDFYDIVRDIAGDRVEQVILKDEFTHPETKKLSHCYTIIYRHMERTLSKREVRNIHDQIAKLATKKLHVTVR; this is encoded by the exons aTGATGCATATATACTTTGGGCGTtatagtaaaaaaatattatttggtaGAACCTTTTCTACCGGTCAAGCTGTAAAAAACAGtgaaataacgttattaggCAACAGATATTCAAAAGATAACTGGACAAATATCGgtgaaaacattttttgcaAATTGGGAAGAAATTTACACATTTCTCCATATCATCCTTTATCTCATATTCGTCAACGTATTATTAACTATTTTCATATGCAGTTTTATAACCGTATCGGAAATCCTATATTTAGTGTATATGATAATCTATCTCCTATAGTTACAGTAACTCAAAATTTTGATTCCCTTCTTGTACCAAAAGATCATCCGTCTAGAAAACAAAGTGATTGTTATTATGTCAATCAAAATATTGTGCTCAGATCTCATACAACAGCTCATCAGTCAGAGTTGATTTCAATGGGTTTGAACAATTTCATTGTAGTAGGAGATGTTTATCGTAGAGATGAAATAGATTCTACGCATTATCCTGTTTTTCATCAAGTAGATGCTGTCAAATTATGTACAACAGAGGAagtatttcaaaatgtaaatGATTCTGATGGATTAAGGATATTTGAACATAGAGGTATAGAAACTGATGAAAAACAAGCATTTCATACTTTGGAATCTGTAAAACTAATGgaatatgaattaaaaaatactttaatgGGTTTAGCACAAATGCTCTTTGGATCAG aaattcaatGCAAATGGGTTCAACAATATTTTCCTTTCACTCATCCTTCATGGGAACTAGAAGTCTTCTATAAAGATCGGTGGATTGAAGTATTGGGATGTGGTATTATGCGTCAGgagattttacaaaattcgGGTGCAGGAGAACGCATTGGATGGGCATTTGGATTGGGATTGGAAAGACTAGCTATGTGTTTATATGATATCCcgaatattaaattgttttgGAGTAAAGACACTGGTTTCTTAAATCAATTCAAATTTGAAGATCCTAATACGACACTAAAATATAAG CCAATTAGCATTTATCCCCAGTGTAAAAATGATATGAGTTTTTGGTTGcctgaaaataaaagttactCGTCGAACGATTTTTACGATATAGTTAGAGATATTGCTGGTGATAGAGTAGAACAAGTTATATTAAAAGATGAATTCACTCACCCCGAAACCAAGAAATTATCACACTGCTACACTATAATATACAGACATATGGAACGTACATTATCAAAACGAGAAGTACGGAATATTCACGATCAAATAGCAAAACTTGCAACTAAGAAATTACACGTTACagttagataa
- the Bcn92 gene encoding LYR motif-containing protein bcn92, translated as MMASSRKVILSLYRNLIRESKKWNSYNYRLYALRKIRHEFKQNKTIQDKEEINKCYNRGLESLQIIKRQVTIGNLYSTRPLIIETIENKANLN; from the exons ATGATGGCTAGTAGTCGGAAGGTTATTTTGAGTCtttatcgaaatttaattCGAGAAAGCAAAAAGTGGAATTCATACAATTATCG gtTGTATGCTTTACGTAAAATTCGACATGAGTTTAAACAGAACAAGACTATACAGGATAAAGAGGAGAtcaataaatgttataatagaGGATTGGAAAGCCTTCAAATTATTAAGAGACAAGTAACAATTGGAAATCTTTATAGTACTAGGCCATTAATTATTGAAACTATTGAAAATAAAGCTAATTTGAATTAa